The genomic DNA ATTTCTGCAGTGGCCCGCGACAGTTGACCGTATCAGTGACACGATCGATCAGAAAACCGGCACGCTCGGGATGATCGTGCGGGTGGACACGCCCTATACCAGCGCAGAGCCGGGTAGTCGCCCGCCGCTTACCAAAGGAATGTTTGTTGAAGTGGCAATGACTGCGCCGCCCGTTGAAGGGGTGGTGGTGCCGCGAAGTGCTCTGCGGAACGAACAATTAATGCTCGCCGACGCTGATGACCGGCTGCAATTGGTCAATGTCAGCACACGATTTGTGCAGGGTGAGATTGCTGTGATCTCCGATGGGCTGCAACCCGGTGAGCGCGTCATTGTCAGCGCGCCAAGTCCGGTTATGGCGGGGATGTTGCTGGCAGTGACCGAGGATGCTGCGCTGATGGCGCATCTGGCGACCACCGGTGACATGGAATGATCAGGTTTTTTACCGGCCATCCAACGATTGCCAACCTTTTGATGATCCTGTTTCTGGCAGTGGGGCTCTTCGTCGGTCCCAGCTTGTTGCGGGAAACATTTCCGCGTGCCGGTTTGAACGAGGTTGAAGTGACGGTGCCTTATCCCGGCGCTCGACCGGAAGATGTCGAGAGCGCACTTTGCGAGCGGCTCGAGGGCGCCCTTGATGCTGTGACCGGTCTTGAAAGGCAATCCTGCGAGGCGCGTGAAGGATCAGCTCGTGTCGTCATCACGATGCGCGAAGGTGAAGAATTTCAGGCTTTTGTTGCTGATGTGAAATCCGAAGTTGAAGCGATTTCTGATTTTCCGGATCGCGCCGAGGCACCTCGGATCAAGCCACTCGGCCAAACCGATTTTGTTGCCTCCGTCGCCATAACCGGCCCCGGGACACGGACAGATCTTAAGGACTACGCCGAGGCAGTTCGCACGCGGATGCTCCGCTGGGGGGGCATACCGAAAGTGGACATCACCGGATTTTCCACACGCGAGTTGCGGATCGGACTGAACGCTGCAGCCTTGCAGCAATTTGGCATATCCGTGTCGGACGTCAGCCGAGCGGTTCAGGCAAACAGCCTTGATCTACCCGCTGGTAGTATTGAAACCTCAATGGAGACCCTGTTGATACGGGTTGATGACGAACGCCGGGAACGCAGCGACTTGGCAGCGTTGGTTGTTCGCTCCTCTGCCACAGGCGGGCAGGTCAGACTGGGTGATATTGCAGAGATTACCGAGCAATTCGCGCAGGACGACGACAGGATTTTGTTTGATGGACAATTGGCTGCCGTGTTGGATGTCACCAAGACACGCGCTGAGGACTCTCTGCGTATCGTCGATGCGCTGAATGGGTTCCTGGAAGCTGAGCGCCAACAGTCACCGCAGGGTGTAACACTGGAGATAACCTCCGATGCCGCCTCGGTGGTGCGCGAACGTCTGACACTGGTTGTGGTGAATGGTTTGCAGGGGCTCGGTCTTGTGTTTCTGGTGCTGTGGCTGTTCTTCGGGTTTCGATTCTCATTCTGGGTCGCCATGGGACTGCCGGTGGCGTTCATGGGTGGTGTTGCACTGATGGGTTTGGTCGGCTACTCGCTGAACCTGATGACGACGCTGGGGCTGTTGATTGTCATTGGGTTGCTGATGGATGACGCCATCGTTATTGCCGAAAATATTGCGCGGTTACGTGAAAAGGGTCTGAGCGCGTTTGAAGCTGCGGTTGAGGGTGCCACCCAAGTGTTTCCCAATGTGCTGGCGTCCTTTGCCACAACGGCCATGGTTTTTGGCTCCCTGGCCTTCTTGTCCGGTGATCTGGGGGCCGTGCTTCGCGTAGTGCCGGTCGTCATGCTTTTAGTTCTGGTGGTGTCGCTTGTCGAGGCCTTCCTGATCCTGCCGCATCATCTCGTTCACAGCCTTGAAAGGCCAATGAAGCCGCATGGGATGCGGGCACGTGTCGAAACCGCTATGAACTGGTTGAAAGACCGCGTCGTAGGGCCTTTTGTCGATTTCACAATTCGCTGGCGCTATGCCACGGCGGGGTTGAGTTTTGCCGTTCTCTTTGTGGCGGTAGCCATGCTCGCGGGCGGCTATCTGAAATTTACTGCATTTCCGGAGCTTGACGGCGACACCATCGTAGCGCGGGTTCTGTTGCCGCAGGGGACACCATTGTCACGGACCGAGGAGGTCGTTGCAACCTTGGCGGCAGGCCTGGAAACGGTGAACGCCGAGCTAACCCCTGGTCAACCAGGCGGGGCGGTGTTGGTCCGGCATGTGTCGGTTCTTTATGGAGTGAACCGCGATGCGTTTGAAACGGGCGCTCATGTGGCGACGATCAGCGTCGATCTATTGCCTTCGGCGCTACGCACCAGCCGCCCGGACGCGATCATGGAGCGTTGGCGCATGGCAGTAGGGTTGGTGCCGGACGTGCTCAGCCTGAAATTTGCCGAGGCAACCATCGGCCCGGCGGGCATTGCCATCGACATGCGCCTCAAGGGCGATGATCTGACAGCGCTCAAGGCCGCGTCGGTCGAGTTGCAGGACTGGATCTGGCAGTATCAGGGCGTAACCTCTGTGCTTGACGATCTGCGCCCCGGCAAACGCGAGTTGCGCATCCGGCTCAATGACGCGGCCGGCCCCATGGGTATCACTGCTGCAATGGTTGCTGACCAGCTTCGGGCAGCCTATTTTGGCACCACGGTCAGTGAAATGCAGGTGAAGGGCCAATTGTTGGAAATCACCGCGCAATTCACCGCCGAGAACCGAAGCAGTTTCAGCCAGTTTGACGATTTTATTGTTGCGCGCGCCGATGGTTCGTTTGTGCCGCTGATTGTGGTTGCTGATGTTGAAATGGGTCAGGGTTTTAGCCGTATCAACCGTGAAGACGGGGTACGTACTGTCACCGTACAGGGCACAATCGATACCCGTGTCGCCAATGCAAATGCAATTGTCAGCGATACGTTGACGCGTTTTGTGCCGCAGCTTTTGGAGCGCTATCCCGGCGTCATGCTCGATGTTGAAGGGCAAAACGCCGAGGCGAGCAAAACGCAAAAGTCCATGCTCGTGGGATTTTTGATCGGTCTTGTAGGGGTGTTTTTGCTGCTCAGCTTTCTGTTCCGCTCTTACATTGAGCCAATTGTGGTGATGCTCATTATCCCCTTGTCCCTGACCGGCTCTGTTTTCGGCCACATGGCGATGGGCCTGGATTTTTCTATGCCCAGTATGCTTGGTTACGTCGCTTTGTCCGGGGTGGTGGTGAATAACTCAATCCTGTTGGTGGATTTCGTCAAACGCGAACACGGTACATCGCGAACAGTTGCCGAGGCGGCATCACGCGCCGCACGTGCCCGGTTCCGCGCCATTTTTTTAACGTCGCTTACCACTGTCGCCGGGTTGCTGCCTATCCTTGTTGAAACCAGTCTTCAGGCACAAATCCTGATTCCGCTGGTGGCAAGCCTTGTGTTCGGTCTGCTTGCAGCCGCTCTCATCGTTCTATTCGTGCTTCCGGCAATCTACGCTATTCTTGATGACATGGGATTGAGCACGCTGGCTCGTGAGCGCAGGATTGACACAGCAAGTGAAACTGAAGGGCACTAAGGGAGGCACTTTCTCGGCACGCCGGCCTCCATACGCTCGACGATTTTCAGCTTGAAATCCCGGCTGAAACTACCGGGCTTTTCTATCGGAAACATCAATTCTCCTTACAGAGAACTGTAACCTGTTCCACTGACTCAGTTCAGGGGTGCAGTCCAAAGCTGTTACCTATGTCTCCGGGTCGGACATTCTAAGATTGGTAGCGCAGGAGGGACTCGAACCCCCGACACGCGGATTTTGTTTAAGGGGCGCGGATTGCAAGCATACAGCGAGCAGACCCGTGACACGTTTAGGAATATCGTAAGAAAGTGAATACTGGCAGGAAATCGCAGTGACGACTTCGACAAGTTTGAGGATAGAGGCTTGTTGCCTGGGGTAGACGCATTCCAAGGTCGATATTGGGCGGGGAGCGGACGGTCGGCTTTTGCTCCCCGCGTAAGGATAGTTGACGTTCGCGCCGATGGCTCCGCGGGCCACATCCTCCTATGCGCTCGCGTCCATAATTCGTTTGCTTGCATCGAGAGAAATTTTCGCCACCGAACGCAGCCAATCGGGCGCAGGGTCGCCGTACAGAGCTTTCGACGGGTTTAGGTTGGCTTCTTTGCAACGGTGATAGGCGTGGGCTTCATAAGCCAGACGGCTCACTATCCAGACTAGCCGCAAGCGCAGCTTTTTTACTTCGTCGAGTTGTGCAATCAGATCGTCGAACTGCTCCAGTTCGGCCAGGTAGCTTTCAATAGGCTCAATGGTCGCAAGTTTGGTGTCCTTCAAAAGCACATTGAAGTCGGAGGTGTCCCAAGAATGCGAGAGCTTATTGCGAACAATACGTATCTTATCCAGATCCAGCGCCAAATCCGACGACACCACGTTAAAAGCCACCGCCAGCTTGATGCGCTGGGAGAAGCTAGAGAGCGGGCCGTAGCCGCCGAACATATTCTTCTTTCCTCCGGGAACATAATCGGGGAGGGCGTGCTTGAATGCGGACAACAACAGGTCATCAGCAAAGGCGCAAGTGATGATTGGAAGGAAGCGCGCTTCTTCAGTCACCAAGAGTGACGTGAAGCATTCGAGATCAGCTGTGTCGAATGGGAGTCCATTAAGAGTTGCTACAAATAACTCAATAGCCCGTTTATCGAACGACTGGGTGTAGTTTCGATAAACCTGAAGGCCAGCCTTCTCGTGATAGCCAAGGTCCATGGC from Pararhizobium sp. IMCC3301 includes the following:
- a CDS encoding efflux RND transporter permease subunit; translated protein: MIRFFTGHPTIANLLMILFLAVGLFVGPSLLRETFPRAGLNEVEVTVPYPGARPEDVESALCERLEGALDAVTGLERQSCEAREGSARVVITMREGEEFQAFVADVKSEVEAISDFPDRAEAPRIKPLGQTDFVASVAITGPGTRTDLKDYAEAVRTRMLRWGGIPKVDITGFSTRELRIGLNAAALQQFGISVSDVSRAVQANSLDLPAGSIETSMETLLIRVDDERRERSDLAALVVRSSATGGQVRLGDIAEITEQFAQDDDRILFDGQLAAVLDVTKTRAEDSLRIVDALNGFLEAERQQSPQGVTLEITSDAASVVRERLTLVVVNGLQGLGLVFLVLWLFFGFRFSFWVAMGLPVAFMGGVALMGLVGYSLNLMTTLGLLIVIGLLMDDAIVIAENIARLREKGLSAFEAAVEGATQVFPNVLASFATTAMVFGSLAFLSGDLGAVLRVVPVVMLLVLVVSLVEAFLILPHHLVHSLERPMKPHGMRARVETAMNWLKDRVVGPFVDFTIRWRYATAGLSFAVLFVAVAMLAGGYLKFTAFPELDGDTIVARVLLPQGTPLSRTEEVVATLAAGLETVNAELTPGQPGGAVLVRHVSVLYGVNRDAFETGAHVATISVDLLPSALRTSRPDAIMERWRMAVGLVPDVLSLKFAEATIGPAGIAIDMRLKGDDLTALKAASVELQDWIWQYQGVTSVLDDLRPGKRELRIRLNDAAGPMGITAAMVADQLRAAYFGTTVSEMQVKGQLLEITAQFTAENRSSFSQFDDFIVARADGSFVPLIVVADVEMGQGFSRINREDGVRTVTVQGTIDTRVANANAIVSDTLTRFVPQLLERYPGVMLDVEGQNAEASKTQKSMLVGFLIGLVGVFLLLSFLFRSYIEPIVVMLIIPLSLTGSVFGHMAMGLDFSMPSMLGYVALSGVVVNNSILLVDFVKREHGTSRTVAEAASRAARARFRAIFLTSLTTVAGLLPILVETSLQAQILIPLVASLVFGLLAAALIVLFVLPAIYAILDDMGLSTLARERRIDTASETEGH